Proteins from a genomic interval of Lolium perenne isolate Kyuss_39 chromosome 1, Kyuss_2.0, whole genome shotgun sequence:
- the LOC127299276 gene encoding 3-ketoacyl CoA thiolase 1, peroxisomal: MEKAIDRQRILLGHLEPAAGPNPAASAISASACAAGDSAAYHRGACFADDVVIVAAYRTAICKATKGGFKDTPAVDLLVPLFKALVDKTKLDPSEIGDVVVGTVLAHGSQRAIECRMATLYAGFPDTVPLKTVNRQCSSGLQAVADVASAIKAGMYNIGIAAGLESMTVNQISSNDVKMNPKVELFAQARDCLLPMGLTSENVAQRFGITRMEQDQAAVESHMKAAAAVAAGKFKEEIVPVHTKIVDPKTGEQKEIVVSADDGIRSNTTLAVLSKLKPAFSKDGTTTAGNASQLSDGAGAVLLMRRDIAAQKGLPILGIYRGFTAVGVDPAVMGVGPAVAIPAAVKAAGLQINDIDLFEINEAFASQFVYCAKKLDLDPAKVNVNGGAMALGHPLGATGARCVSTLLNEMKRRGKDCRFGVISMCIGSGMGAAAVFERGDTVDELTNARATPSLNWLSKDSM; this comes from the exons ATGGAGAAGGCGATCGACAGGCAGAGGATCCTGCTGGGCCACCTGGAGCCCGCGGCAGGCCCCAACCCGGCTGCCTCCGCCATCTCC GCCAGCGCGTGCGCCGCGGGGGACAGCGCCGCGTACCACCGGGGCGCCTGCTTCGCCGACGACGTCGTCATCGTCGC TGCCTATAGGACGGCAATCTGCAAAGCCACGAAAGGTGGTTTCAAGGATACACCCGCTGTGGACCTCTTGGTGCCCTTATTCAAG GCTTTGGTGGATAAAACAAAGTTGGATCCCAGTGAGATTGGCGACGTTGTTGTTGGTACTGTTTTAGCTCATGGCTCCCAAAGGGCCATAGAATGCAGGATGGCCACATTGTATGCGGGGTTCCCTG ACACGGTTCCTCTCAAGACCGTAAATCGGCAGTGCTCTTCTGGTCTTCAGGCAGTCGCAGATGTTGCTTCTGCTATTAAAGCTGGGATGTACAATATTG GTATCGCTGCTGGCCTAGAGTCCATGACAGTGAACCAAATTAGTAGTAATGATGTGAAAATGAATCCCAAA GTTGAGCTATTTGCCCAAGCACGTGATTGCCTTCTCCCAATGGGCCTTACATCCGAGAATGTCGCGCAACGGTTTGGCATAACACGCATGGAGCAAGATCAAGCTGCT GTTGAGTCTCACATGAAGGCCGCCGCAGCAGTGGCTGCTGGTAAATTTAAAGAAGAAATAGTCCCAGTTCATACAAAG ATCGTAGATCCAAAAACTGGTGAACAGAAGGAGATTGTTGTGTCAGCAGATGACGGAATCCGATCTAATACCACACTGGCAGTCCTGTCAAAACTTAAACCAGCATTTTCTAAGGACGGGACCACTACTGCTG GAAATGCTAGCCAATTGAGCGACGGAGCTGGCGCTGTCCTACTAATGAGGCGGGATATTGCTGCACAAAAGGGTCTTCCAATACTTGGAATCTACAG GGGCTTTACTGCAGTTGGGGTTGATCCAGCTGTGATGGGTGTTGGTCCTGCTGTTGCTATCCCTGCAGCAGTGAAAGCTGCCGGTCTACAAATTAATGACATTGATCTATTTGAGATTAACGAG GCTTTTGCATCTCAGTTTGTGTATTGTGCGAAGAAGTTAGATCTCGACCCTGCAAAAGTCAATGTTAACGGAGGTGCAATGGCTCTTGGACATCCACTGGGTGCCACAG GTGCGCGATGTGTCAGCACTCTTCTCAATGAGATGAAGCGTCGGGGCAAAGACTGCCGGTTTGGAGTGATTTCGATGTGCATAG GTTCTGGAATGGGTGCGGCTGCTGTCTTTGAGCGGGGAGACACTGTGGATGAGCTGACGAATGCCCGGGCTACGCCGTCGCTTAACTGGCTCTCCAAAGACTCCATGTAA